One window from the genome of Dyadobacter sp. CECT 9275 encodes:
- a CDS encoding sensor histidine kinase, with the protein MDKNERRICGYSSLLIALMVNAPKLLALRENGLMARYWQFNPFELLFQFAFTLFFCGLLFSVNLRRNRGLSLYRESKQHVRYVVSNFLVFCVLLILGTVLQRLLFPDRQLPRLIFSGAFFRLGLSALLTGIIIKIILLIRDAGSIAAENQQLKNAYLASELQLLKEQMNPHLLFNSLSSLSAVVGENPQQAQKYIRDMSAVFRYALAGSHQDLVTLSDELTMLRSFAKLISMRLEDAFELKIDMADTYLPIKIPHLSLQPLLENAVKHNAATPERPLRVTIVVQDDQLIFSNSLWEMPTPEASHGMGLANLNERFRILLHREIDISRSDTHFIVKLPLKQ; encoded by the coding sequence ATGGATAAGAATGAGCGCCGGATTTGCGGGTACAGTTCCCTGCTGATTGCACTGATGGTAAACGCACCCAAGCTTTTGGCCCTGCGTGAAAACGGGCTTATGGCCCGGTACTGGCAATTTAATCCGTTCGAGCTGCTGTTCCAGTTTGCATTCACCCTGTTTTTTTGCGGTCTGCTTTTCAGTGTCAACCTGCGCAGGAACAGAGGGCTTTCCTTGTACCGTGAAAGTAAACAGCATGTTCGCTACGTGGTTTCCAACTTCCTTGTCTTTTGTGTGTTATTGATCCTCGGAACGGTATTGCAGCGTTTGCTTTTCCCGGATCGCCAGTTACCCCGACTGATCTTCTCGGGGGCATTCTTTCGTCTGGGGCTTAGCGCGTTGTTGACGGGCATCATCATCAAGATCATTCTGCTCATCCGTGATGCGGGCAGCATCGCCGCCGAAAACCAGCAATTGAAGAATGCCTATCTGGCATCGGAGCTGCAACTGCTCAAAGAGCAGATGAATCCGCATCTCCTGTTCAATTCCCTGAGCAGCCTTTCGGCCGTGGTGGGCGAGAATCCGCAGCAGGCACAGAAATACATCCGGGACATGTCGGCTGTGTTTCGGTATGCATTGGCAGGTTCCCACCAGGACCTGGTCACCCTGTCCGACGAACTGACGATGCTCAGGTCTTTTGCAAAACTGATCTCCATGCGCCTGGAGGATGCTTTTGAGCTCAAAATCGACATGGCCGATACGTATCTGCCCATCAAAATCCCGCATTTGTCGTTACAGCCGCTGCTTGAAAATGCGGTCAAGCATAACGCGGCAACCCCCGAAAGGCCGTTACGGGTAACGATCGTGGTACAGGACGATCAACTTATTTTCAGCAACAGCCTTTGGGAAATGCCCACGCCGGAGGCCAGCCATGGTATGGGGCTGGCCAACCTGAACGAACGGTTCAGAATCCTGCTGCACCGTGAGATCGACATCAGCCGTTCCGATACACACTTTATCGTCAAACTCCCTTTAAAGCAATGA
- a CDS encoding LytR/AlgR family response regulator transcription factor — protein MTNIRIVVVEDEAATARSLIQILNEADDQVAVVKALSSVSGAVAWFNDNPDGYDLIFMDIRLADGLSFAIFKQVAISRPVIFVTAFNDYAITAFKNNGIDYILKPFDPDEIGTALDKYKTWTGNAEKPGAPVLSELLMQLGNLGKSYKKSFLVHYRDKLIPVESAKIAWFYTANELVHLHTLDDKQYVVDATMEQLEQQLDPALFLRVSRQFIINRQAVVEAEFYFNGRLLVKVKPQPAEQIVISKARTAEFKKWMNS, from the coding sequence ATGACAAATATCCGCATCGTGGTCGTGGAAGACGAAGCGGCAACGGCCCGCAGCCTGATCCAGATTTTAAATGAAGCAGATGACCAGGTCGCTGTCGTTAAAGCGCTCAGCTCCGTATCCGGCGCGGTTGCATGGTTCAATGACAACCCGGATGGGTATGACCTGATTTTTATGGATATCCGTCTGGCCGACGGCCTTTCGTTTGCTATTTTCAAGCAGGTGGCCATTTCCAGGCCGGTTATTTTTGTTACCGCCTTCAACGACTACGCCATTACGGCCTTCAAGAACAACGGCATCGACTACATCCTCAAACCCTTTGATCCCGATGAGATCGGCACGGCGCTGGATAAATACAAAACATGGACCGGCAACGCGGAAAAGCCAGGCGCGCCGGTGCTGTCCGAATTGCTGATGCAGCTGGGCAACCTGGGCAAATCCTACAAAAAGTCGTTCCTGGTGCATTACCGCGACAAGCTGATTCCGGTCGAGTCGGCTAAAATCGCGTGGTTTTATACGGCCAACGAGCTGGTCCATCTGCACACCCTGGACGACAAACAATACGTGGTGGACGCGACCATGGAGCAGCTGGAACAACAGCTGGACCCTGCGCTATTTCTCAGGGTGAGCCGCCAGTTTATTATCAATCGACAGGCTGTCGTTGAGGCGGAGTTTTATTTCAACGGGCGCTTGCTGGTGAAAGTAAAGCCGCAGCCCGCCGAGCAGATTGTGATCAGTAAAGCCAGGACCGCCGAGTTTAAAAAGTGGATGAACAGCTAG
- a CDS encoding alpha/beta hydrolase family protein, which translates to MKTITFGVCLLVLILSGCSKSTDTPSTEPVDDDLAGPISRPASGYGADGSYAVSEIDFPNTEYPGTKVTIFYPSGATSPKPTIFYSHPYGGESKEYNRGLFEFITKKGYVVVFVPYPTNDISIDHRYLTLWTGFTKAAADYPGIIDTRKVGFMGHSFGGGASIGLAYRAFTEKDWGADGRFLFTMAPWYSYLENSVKLTTPIRFKLTTCSGRN; encoded by the coding sequence ATGAAAACGATAACATTCGGGGTATGCCTGCTGGTGCTGATCCTTTCAGGCTGTTCAAAAAGTACGGATACCCCATCCACCGAGCCGGTCGATGATGATCTGGCAGGGCCGATTTCCCGCCCGGCTTCCGGGTACGGTGCCGACGGCAGCTATGCGGTATCGGAGATCGACTTTCCCAATACCGAATATCCGGGCACCAAAGTGACCATATTCTATCCGTCGGGTGCCACTTCCCCCAAACCGACCATCTTCTATTCGCACCCCTATGGCGGTGAGAGCAAGGAGTACAACCGGGGCCTGTTTGAGTTCATTACCAAAAAAGGTTATGTGGTCGTGTTTGTGCCCTACCCAACGAATGACATCAGCATCGACCACCGTTACCTGACTTTATGGACAGGGTTTACAAAGGCGGCGGCTGATTACCCCGGTATCATCGACACCCGAAAAGTGGGCTTTATGGGACACTCATTCGGCGGCGGCGCGTCCATTGGCCTGGCATACAGGGCTTTCACCGAAAAGGACTGGGGAGCCGACGGACGCTTCCTGTTCACGATGGCCCCCTGGTACAGTTACCTGGAAAATTCGGTGAAACTGACCACCCCAATTCGGTTTAAACTGACCACCTGTTCCGGGCGAAATTGA
- the istA gene encoding IS21 family transposase: MANSTISMSKIRQILRMYSQGRSKLWIAEQTGVSRNTAKKYMTTFDASGLTFEQINSLNDKELDDFFGTVKQQPPQDRLLNLQRCFPQIDKELKRTGVTRHMLWEAYKKEFPEGFAYTQFCFHLTKWKARVNPVMHQDHKAGDKLYIDFAGVKLSIVDKETGELTEVEVFVAILGASQLTYVEAVSSQQKEDLIAACENALHYIGGVPAAIVPDNLKAAVIKSNKYEPTLNEAFADFADHYGTTILPARAYRPRDKALVEGAVKIVYSRIYAPLRKQVYNSLTELNAAILIALEAHNNQLLRGRNYSRRLQFEEIERSALAPLPILHYEFKKQLHATVMKNGHVCLSVDKHYYSVPYRFIGKKVKLLYSNSVVEAYYHYERIALHKRLKSPYNYSTDKEHLASTHRFVTDWTPDRFLEWASSIHEDVRLYILKILDRKQHPEQAYRSCIGILSFAKKAGEQRLISACQRALSYGIYNYKTIQTILEKNMDQYEDSLFADELPMPKHDNIRGEDYYQ, translated from the coding sequence ATGGCCAATTCGACAATCAGCATGAGCAAAATAAGACAGATTTTACGGATGTACAGCCAGGGCCGCAGCAAGCTCTGGATAGCGGAACAGACAGGTGTTTCCCGCAATACCGCTAAGAAGTACATGACCACTTTTGATGCGAGCGGACTTACCTTTGAACAGATCAACAGCCTGAATGATAAAGAGCTGGATGACTTTTTCGGAACGGTTAAACAGCAGCCACCGCAAGACAGATTGTTGAATCTGCAACGTTGTTTTCCGCAAATAGACAAAGAATTAAAACGGACAGGTGTTACCCGTCATATGCTTTGGGAAGCCTATAAAAAGGAATTTCCGGAAGGATTTGCTTATACCCAGTTTTGCTTTCATCTGACCAAATGGAAGGCCCGCGTTAACCCTGTGATGCATCAGGACCATAAGGCCGGCGATAAGCTGTACATCGATTTTGCAGGTGTTAAATTAAGTATTGTAGATAAAGAGACTGGTGAATTAACTGAGGTTGAAGTGTTTGTGGCTATCCTGGGAGCGAGTCAACTCACTTACGTGGAAGCAGTCAGTAGCCAGCAAAAAGAAGATCTGATCGCAGCTTGCGAGAATGCACTTCATTATATCGGTGGTGTGCCGGCAGCAATTGTTCCGGATAACCTTAAAGCTGCTGTTATAAAAAGCAATAAATACGAACCTACGCTGAACGAGGCCTTTGCCGATTTTGCTGATCATTATGGGACTACGATATTACCTGCACGCGCTTACCGGCCAAGAGATAAGGCGTTGGTGGAAGGTGCTGTCAAAATCGTTTACAGCCGTATTTATGCGCCTTTAAGAAAGCAGGTTTACAACTCACTGACAGAGTTAAACGCAGCTATATTGATTGCTCTCGAGGCTCATAATAACCAACTGCTTCGGGGCCGTAATTACAGTCGCAGACTCCAGTTTGAAGAAATTGAGCGCAGTGCTCTGGCCCCGCTTCCGATCCTGCATTATGAGTTCAAAAAACAGCTACATGCCACTGTAATGAAGAACGGACATGTCTGCCTGAGCGTTGACAAGCACTATTATAGTGTCCCATACCGGTTTATCGGCAAGAAAGTCAAGTTGTTGTATTCCAATTCTGTGGTTGAAGCATATTATCATTACGAACGTATCGCCCTTCATAAAAGGCTTAAAAGTCCCTATAATTATTCTACCGATAAAGAACATCTGGCCAGTACACACCGCTTCGTAACAGACTGGACACCAGATCGATTCTTGGAGTGGGCTTCCTCGATCCATGAAGATGTCAGGTTGTATATTCTTAAAATCCTGGATCGCAAACAGCATCCCGAACAGGCCTACCGCTCCTGTATTGGTATCCTCTCTTTTGCGAAGAAAGCTGGTGAACAACGCCTGATCAGCGCGTGCCAAAGGGCTTTAAGCTATGGTATCTACAACTATAAAACAATCCAGACTATACTGGAAAAAAATATGGATCAATATGAAGACAGCCTGTTTGCAGACGAATTACCCATGCCCAAACACGATAATATCAGAGGCGAAGACTATTATCAATAA
- the istB gene encoding IS21-like element helper ATPase IstB — protein sequence MNTNTLEKLRKLKFYGMFHAFKSSLESGKTNDYTADELLAHLVDAEWDDRNNRRVERQILYARFRYKAMVENIHYHADRSIDRNQIMRLAECSFIGRNENLLITGSTGIGKSYVASAIGHQACILGYRVMYASTPKLFAKLKMAKADGSYIKEITKIERQQLLILDDFGIQPFDAQSRAALMEIIEDRHGKTSLIITSQLPVSKWHEVIGEKTIADAILDRIVHDAHRVELKGESMRRKRKTELETSYE from the coding sequence ATGAACACAAACACTTTGGAAAAGTTACGCAAGCTAAAATTTTACGGCATGTTCCATGCCTTTAAAAGTAGCCTGGAAAGTGGAAAGACTAATGATTACACGGCGGATGAGCTTTTAGCTCATCTAGTTGACGCTGAATGGGATGACAGAAATAACCGTCGGGTCGAACGCCAGATCTTGTACGCACGGTTCCGCTATAAGGCCATGGTCGAAAATATCCACTATCATGCTGATAGAAGTATTGACCGTAATCAGATCATGCGCCTAGCAGAATGCTCCTTTATTGGCCGAAATGAAAACCTACTGATCACAGGCAGTACCGGAATCGGTAAAAGCTATGTAGCATCTGCGATTGGTCATCAGGCATGTATACTTGGCTACCGCGTAATGTATGCCAGTACTCCCAAATTGTTTGCCAAACTCAAAATGGCCAAGGCGGATGGATCCTATATCAAAGAAATTACAAAAATAGAACGGCAACAACTTCTTATCCTGGACGACTTTGGTATCCAGCCGTTCGATGCCCAGAGCCGGGCAGCACTGATGGAAATCATAGAAGACAGGCACGGAAAAACATCCCTGATAATTACTTCTCAGTTGCCTGTTAGCAAATGGCATGAAGTAATAGGAGAAAAAACCATTGCTGATGCCATTTTAGATCGTATAGTACATGATGCACACCGGGTTGAATTAAAGGGGGAATCAATGAGAAGAAAACGAAAAACGGAGCTCGAAACCAGCTACGAATAA
- a CDS encoding site-specific integrase, which translates to MKTKISLLFYLKKPKNYQKGPVPIYLRITVESKRAEFTTGRECEPSRWNAVAGRVFGAKEAVKSVNSYLGNLEQQLLDAHAALVRDDALITAETIKNKFLGVGPAQRLLMEVIADHNERMKALVGQEYAIGTFNRYKVLERHTLAFLKGHFNTGDFDISRIDFAFIADYEFYLRSVRKMGNNAVVKHMKMFRKIVNICLGNGWMNLDPYLNFKGKFKKVDKAILTKAELDLMASKEFVSDRLAQVRDTFLFCCFTGLAYSNIQRLQRSQITRGIDGEQWIFSQRSKTNVKSHIPLLPEALQILDRYKDHQLCESRGLVLPVPSNQKMNDYLKEIAVICGIDKLLTSHVARHTFATTITLQNGVPIESVSKMLGHTNIRTTQIYAKILDTKVSEDMQALKGRLSRKSGTEG; encoded by the coding sequence ATGAAAACAAAGATCAGTCTGCTTTTCTATTTGAAGAAGCCGAAGAATTATCAAAAAGGTCCGGTGCCGATTTACTTGCGGATTACGGTTGAAAGTAAAAGAGCGGAATTCACGACCGGGCGTGAATGCGAGCCTAGTCGGTGGAATGCAGTTGCAGGGCGAGTTTTTGGTGCGAAGGAGGCCGTGAAGTCGGTTAATTCTTACCTCGGCAACTTGGAACAGCAATTACTGGACGCACACGCTGCGTTGGTGCGTGACGATGCTTTGATAACGGCAGAGACAATCAAAAACAAGTTTCTGGGCGTCGGTCCTGCGCAGCGGCTATTGATGGAGGTGATTGCCGATCACAATGAGCGGATGAAGGCTTTGGTGGGACAAGAATATGCTATCGGCACATTCAACCGCTATAAGGTGCTCGAACGCCATACATTGGCATTCTTGAAAGGTCACTTCAATACCGGCGATTTTGACATTAGCCGCATCGATTTCGCTTTCATCGCAGACTATGAATTCTATCTCCGTTCAGTTCGCAAGATGGGCAACAACGCGGTTGTGAAGCATATGAAGATGTTCCGGAAGATTGTCAATATCTGCCTGGGTAATGGATGGATGAACCTTGATCCATATCTGAATTTCAAGGGTAAGTTTAAGAAGGTCGACAAGGCGATCCTGACCAAAGCCGAACTGGACTTGATGGCGAGCAAAGAATTTGTCAGCGATCGGCTCGCCCAGGTGCGGGATACTTTTCTCTTTTGTTGTTTCACCGGCCTAGCCTACTCTAACATCCAGAGGCTCCAACGAAGCCAGATAACTCGAGGAATCGACGGCGAACAGTGGATTTTCAGCCAGCGGTCAAAAACAAATGTTAAATCGCACATTCCGCTGTTGCCAGAAGCACTTCAAATTCTCGATCGATATAAAGATCATCAGCTTTGCGAATCGCGCGGGCTTGTCTTACCTGTGCCGAGTAATCAGAAGATGAATGACTATCTGAAAGAAATTGCCGTGATCTGCGGGATCGATAAGCTTCTCACTTCACACGTTGCGAGGCATACGTTTGCTACGACCATTACCCTGCAAAACGGCGTGCCGATTGAAAGCGTCTCTAAAATGCTTGGACATACTAATATTCGTACGACACAGATCTATGCGAAGATCCTGGATACGAAGGTTAGCGAAGACATGCAGGCTTTGAAAGGGCGGCTTTCAAGAAAATCTGGTACGGAAGGTTAG
- a CDS encoding SH3 domain-containing protein, with protein MARYTEAEILYKKNFTEDEKNNQALLLKLAFLSEKSNNYTDCLFYLSELALVNPSRRLFEKMDKIAAEQNLKGYEFDDYNYFIIFYRRYGDYIPILLLILGAYIVLIMVSKTLKREGILTIHKISIVVYLGVLLGILNIPSLYRTCVIVNPNTFLREEPSSAAGIVERVGKGHRITVIGAVDNWNRVIWNNRIVYIRKNDLRNI; from the coding sequence ATGGCCAGGTATACGGAGGCGGAGATCCTGTATAAAAAAAATTTTACTGAAGACGAAAAAAATAATCAGGCGCTGCTTTTAAAGCTGGCTTTTCTGTCGGAGAAGAGCAACAACTATACCGATTGCCTGTTTTACCTGAGCGAACTAGCGCTGGTAAACCCCTCCAGGAGGCTTTTTGAAAAAATGGATAAGATAGCCGCCGAACAGAACCTAAAGGGTTATGAGTTTGACGATTACAACTATTTTATAATTTTTTACAGGCGATATGGTGATTATATCCCCATATTGCTTCTAATTTTGGGGGCTTATATTGTTTTGATCATGGTATCAAAAACCCTCAAACGTGAGGGGATATTGACAATTCATAAGATTTCAATTGTTGTGTATCTGGGGGTGCTTTTAGGAATACTCAATATTCCGTCGTTATACAGGACTTGCGTGATTGTTAATCCGAACACGTTTCTGAGGGAAGAGCCTTCATCGGCGGCTGGCATTGTGGAAAGGGTAGGCAAGGGGCACAGAATCACCGTTATAGGCGCTGTTGATAACTGGAACCGGGTGATCTGGAATAACAGGATTGTTTATATCCGTAAAAATGATCTCAGAAATATCTGA
- a CDS encoding CHRD domain-containing protein, protein MKKPMNRFLLFLTALLVTGMMSSCKEEGPHKDNIIKLSATINSQQTVPRVTATGQGVGVFEYNKTTMELKYNITFQNIQPKFVTLNRAEPAWEAGPVLSTLATNPTGTQVQGTFKLNAEQQTALVIKQLYINITTEENIYGAIRGQIVPDGQTF, encoded by the coding sequence ATGAAAAAGCCAATGAATCGTTTTTTACTATTTTTAACAGCATTACTTGTGACAGGCATGATGTCTTCCTGCAAGGAGGAGGGACCGCACAAGGATAACATAATCAAATTATCCGCCACTATTAATAGTCAACAAACTGTTCCGAGGGTTACTGCAACAGGGCAGGGAGTAGGTGTATTCGAATACAATAAGACAACCATGGAGTTGAAATACAATATTACCTTCCAGAATATCCAGCCCAAATTTGTTACCCTTAACCGTGCTGAACCAGCATGGGAAGCAGGGCCGGTTCTTTCCACACTTGCCACGAATCCTACCGGTACGCAGGTGCAAGGCACTTTTAAATTAAATGCAGAACAACAAACTGCCCTGGTGATTAAACAGCTTTATATCAATATCACTACAGAGGAAAATATATATGGTGCCATCAGAGGGCAGATCGTTCCTGACGGACAAACCTTCTGA
- a CDS encoding DEAD/DEAH box helicase yields the protein MKFDDYRIADEIKQNLQTAGYKKPTDIQFKAIPPILKGEDVLAIAQTGTGKTAAFAIPVIDIIHKQKVSKRTDGIKCLVMVPTRELAFQITEVFQKIGKHTRVQTYGIVGGVAQDPQIAKLEKGIDILVATPGRMFDLVNQGHIKLTSVHTLVLDEADHMLDLGFIKDIEDVIKYIPKNHQTLFFSATIDEKIKKLAYSLVHKAIRIQISPNDKVARNISHAVAFVNMDDKRFFLERIVNEHKDSKILVFVRTKVRAERVLAALERMGIQALAIHGDKEQQVRFEAMDKFRNGDVRILIATDVSARGIDIEQVDFVVNYDLPEQTENYVHRVGRTGRGTQKGQAVSFCSPEEKPLLLAIEEFLGKPIDVVRLSQGEYAETLDFTSDTSNDLNALLKEVENYEASKKKKKKK from the coding sequence ATGAAATTTGACGATTACCGGATTGCCGACGAGATCAAACAGAACCTGCAGACAGCCGGTTATAAAAAGCCTACCGACATACAGTTCAAGGCCATACCACCCATATTAAAAGGTGAGGACGTATTGGCAATTGCCCAGACCGGAACCGGTAAAACAGCCGCATTTGCCATACCTGTCATCGATATTATTCACAAACAAAAGGTTTCCAAGCGTACGGATGGTATCAAATGCCTGGTAATGGTACCTACCCGCGAACTGGCTTTCCAGATTACCGAGGTTTTTCAGAAAATAGGAAAACATACCAGGGTCCAGACTTACGGCATCGTGGGTGGCGTGGCGCAGGATCCGCAGATTGCAAAACTCGAAAAAGGGATTGATATACTCGTGGCAACACCTGGCCGCATGTTCGACCTTGTAAATCAAGGGCATATAAAACTTACCAGCGTGCACACGCTGGTACTGGACGAAGCGGATCACATGCTGGACCTTGGATTTATCAAGGATATTGAGGATGTGATTAAGTACATACCGAAAAATCACCAGACCTTATTTTTTTCAGCGACCATTGATGAAAAAATAAAAAAGCTGGCATATTCGCTGGTCCATAAAGCCATCCGCATCCAGATTTCACCTAATGACAAAGTGGCCCGTAATATTTCTCATGCCGTCGCTTTTGTAAATATGGATGATAAAAGGTTTTTTCTGGAAAGGATTGTGAATGAACACAAAGACAGCAAGATACTGGTTTTTGTACGCACTAAGGTAAGGGCAGAGAGGGTACTGGCGGCATTGGAGAGAATGGGGATCCAGGCACTGGCAATCCATGGGGACAAAGAGCAGCAGGTCAGGTTTGAAGCTATGGATAAATTCCGTAACGGAGATGTCAGGATACTGATTGCCACGGATGTTTCGGCAAGAGGGATTGATATTGAACAGGTGGATTTTGTGGTGAATTATGACCTCCCCGAACAAACCGAAAACTATGTACACCGGGTGGGGCGTACCGGCCGGGGAACGCAAAAAGGACAGGCTGTGAGCTTTTGCAGTCCGGAGGAAAAACCTTTGCTGCTGGCCATAGAGGAATTTCTGGGTAAACCGATAGACGTCGTCAGGCTAAGCCAGGGCGAATATGCCGAAACGCTGGATTTCACGAGTGATACCTCCAACGATCTGAATGCCCTTTTAAAAGAAGTTGAAAACTACGAAGCCAGTAAAAAGAAGAAGAAAAAGAAATAA
- a CDS encoding bestrophin family protein, giving the protein MLLKKNIPIRYVFGKIKYEILFVTIYGFAIEIIYQNFHITNISIPMTVPTVLGTIISLLLAFRSNQAYDRWWEARIIWGSIVNDSRTLARQILSLIDDPYEPGRIDAFKHRFIRRQIAWCYALGKGLRQEDPGPLIQKFVSDEEFNFVRDFDTKHLALLQLHSRDLNNALKQGWVNPYQQVEIDGTLTRLCDAMGKCERIKNTVFPSTYSLYIHLALHFFILLLPFGLVQLFGFLMVPVLIVITSCFFLIEKMAIHLQDPFENKPTDTPMISISRNIERDLKQMMKEKHVPIVMEDSKFYIL; this is encoded by the coding sequence ATGCTTTTAAAAAAAAATATACCGATCCGGTACGTCTTCGGGAAAATAAAATATGAAATTCTCTTCGTAACGATTTACGGTTTCGCCATTGAAATCATTTATCAGAATTTTCATATTACCAACATTTCAATTCCCATGACGGTGCCCACTGTGCTCGGAACCATCATATCCCTGCTGCTGGCTTTCCGTTCCAACCAGGCCTATGACCGATGGTGGGAGGCCAGGATCATCTGGGGCTCCATTGTAAATGATTCACGCACCCTGGCCCGTCAGATCCTATCTCTGATCGACGATCCGTACGAACCTGGCCGTATCGATGCATTCAAACATCGTTTCATACGCCGACAAATAGCCTGGTGTTACGCATTGGGCAAGGGCCTGAGACAGGAGGACCCCGGGCCGCTGATACAAAAGTTTGTTTCCGACGAAGAGTTTAATTTCGTCAGAGATTTTGATACCAAACACCTTGCCCTGCTCCAGTTGCATAGCAGAGACCTTAACAATGCGCTCAAACAGGGCTGGGTAAATCCTTACCAGCAGGTAGAAATTGATGGTACCCTCACCCGGTTATGCGATGCAATGGGAAAATGTGAACGGATAAAGAACACGGTTTTCCCTTCTACATACAGCCTGTATATTCACCTGGCGCTGCACTTCTTTATTTTGCTGTTGCCATTCGGCCTGGTGCAACTCTTTGGCTTCCTGATGGTACCGGTACTGATTGTGATTACGTCCTGCTTTTTCCTGATCGAAAAAATGGCGATTCATTTACAGGACCCCTTTGAAAACAAACCTACGGACACACCGATGATCTCCATATCCAGAAACATTGAACGTGACCTGAAACAAATGATGAAGGAAAAACATGTGCCGATCGTTATGGAGGATTCAAAATTTTATATTCTTTGA